The sequence below is a genomic window from Oncorhynchus nerka isolate Pitt River linkage group LG7, Oner_Uvic_2.0, whole genome shotgun sequence.
CTACACGCTATGAAATGCTGCCTGCAAGTCACAGTAAAATGTTGCTATGCCCTTGAATGTTTGGACCTGGGCCTACATCACCGTCAGTTGTGATTCATTGAGTGATGATGGATTTTGTTCATCAGGGAAGAGGTGAAAGAGATCATCGAGAGGAAGAAGAAAGGCTCCAGAGCTCTGGCGGACTTTGAGGATCAAATGAACGAGGTATTGTTCAAATGTCAACAATTGTACTTTATTGACCGGTTGTTATTATACCACAAATCcagtgttttctttttttcttacaTTCAAATATCACAATTTGCTTTGTATAGAATTGGAAGAAAGAGCTGGCGAAGAACAGAGAGAAGTTACTGGGTGGCGTTgacaaggagaaagaggagaaggagaagaaggagaaggagaagagagagaagaaggagaagaaagaggtaTGCTTCCAGTTCTATCCATGTCTAACAATCGAATACAAACATTTTGTTTTAATGTATCCACCTCTCATACCAGATCTCGGTTTTGTGTTTAGAAAAAGAAGAAAGAGAAGGGGAAAAAAGAAAAGGGAAAGAAATCCAACAGGGTGAGGAAAGCTGTCTCCAATGTTTTGTTGAAGGCTGTTGGTATGCATATTGCGGTAGTGGTATCTGTCATCTAAAGTGTAAGCTTTTCACAGAGGTATCTTTGTGTCAGTTGCTGTCTTCAAATCTAATGAGCTCTGCTTTCATTGTGTTTGGTCAAgcattcctctccctcctcctcctcatcgagTTCTGATTCCTCTAGCAGCTCCTCCTCAGACTCTGAAGACGAGGTATGTACCAGAGTATTTGGTGACAAGTTTGTGTCAGCTTGCCATACTGTTTCCCAGCCACCCTGTGggcaccatagaaatataatacaTTAGAAGTAATTGTATTTCTACGGTAGGCACGAAGAGCTGTGTGAAGTATTGTGAATACATTTATATTGTGAATACATTTATACTGTTGATATTTTGTTTGGGGATTGGCTTCTACCCCCTTTATGAATATGCGTTTCCAGTTAAATATTGTCCTACTAATTCAAAGAGGGGAAATGTGATAGATTGAAACTGAGTTTTTGTCTGATATCTGTTTGGTCAGAATGAAAAGAAGAGTGTCAAAAAGAAACGTAAAAAGAAGCGGTCCTCCTCCAAGAAAGCATCAGAAGACTCGACTGTAGAATCGGAGCCCGACAGCAAGGTTACTTTGATGTGGAGAGTATTCCATCTATTTCCTTACATTCATCTTAATTGAAGACATTTCTGCACTCTTAGAAATGTCTTTCGTCACGTGCTTCTCTGTTTAGCCATTGTTTGATTTCTGTTAATTCATTTCAAAGTTGAACTTTTTTTTGTTGTGTGAGTACTTCATTAAATCTTCATGTTTTGTATGCAAAAAAAGGGCTCCTTCCCTCTCATTCTGTTTCTCTCCAAGAAGAcgaagatggagatggagatgaagAAGAAAGAAAAGGTAATTTAAGGACATTCGTGTGGCTGTTAATCCTATTTTGTGTATTGCTGCCTGAAGAAGGTTTTGAACATGCTGGGCTACAGTGAGCTGAGGGCTGTAAATGTTTAACCTTCAGGATGAAAAGAGCCGCAGGAAGAAGAGGAAAGCCGAGCAAAGTCATAAAGACTCATCCTCCGAGTCGTCAGCTGACTCAGAAGTGGAGGAGGGTGTAAGTACATTCACCTTTGTCACCTTTATATTCATTTGCCATGTTTTATGACTGAAAATAATGTGTTGACTTAGATGACCACTTATGGGATGTATTTTTGTTCCTCGTTGGAAGGCATAGGTCATCTGCAGTTTAAGTATTATATGGAAGGAACTTTTTTTGCATTCTGTATCATTGTGAAATACTGCACTTTTTGATTGGACGTTAGGAAACTGTCAGCGGCCTTTCCCCATATATTGTGGTTGGTTAATTTTTGCAATGTCTCTGTAGGGTGAACctaagaagagaaagagaagcaaTGAGGAGAAAGAAAAAATAGCAGCAGTAAGTGGTTGTCAGATAAGCATACACTAACCACAGGATGAAAACGGCCCCTCCCCATGTCAGATTTAATGACTAGTGACCAAAATACACTATATTTACAAagctatgtggacacccctttaaattagtggattagtctatttcagccacattgTTGCTGACCGGTGTTTAAAATCAAGCAcgccgccatgcaatctccatagacaaacattggcagtagactgGCCcgtattgaagagctcagtgactatcaacgtggcaccgtcataaaatgccacctttccaacaagtctgtaaaatttctgccctggtcaACAACTGTTCAGCTGgggagtggtaggccacacaatcgtctgtcctcgttttccatggccgagcagctgcacacaagcctaagatcaccatgcacagtgCCATGCGTTGGGAGGAGTGGTGTAAAGCCCGCCagcattgaactctggagcagtggaaacgtattctctggagggatgaatcacacttcaacatctagcagtccgacggacgaatatGGGTTTGGTGgattccaggagaacgctacctgccccaatgcatagtgccaactgtaaggtttggtggaggatgcattatggtctggggctgtttttcatggtttgggctagctcccttagttccagtgaaggggaatCTTAGCGCTACAGAATACAATTTCATTCTAGACGATTTTGTGCTTCCAATTTtctggcaacagtttgaggaaggacctttcctgtttcagcatgactatacccccgtgcacaaagtgaggtccatacagaaatggtttggagatcggtgtggaagaacttgactggcctgcacagagccctgacctcaaccccatcaaaccgctttgggatgaattggaacactgactgcaagccaggcctaatcacccaacatcataACCCGACCTTACGAATGCTctgcaagtccctgcagcaatgttccaacatctagtggaaagccttcccagaagagtggatgctaTTATGgcagcaaagtggggaccaacttcatattatgcccatgattttggaatgagatgtttgacgagcaggtgtccacatacttttggtcatgtagtgtatattagcAAATGACCAGAAATGGCAACATGCCTCTGTCAGCAGATAACTACATGACTATCTCTTGGGATTGTTTCAAATGTAGAATATTTGTAATATAATATatgcagatgcttttatccaaggcatcttagtcatgcatgcatacattttaagatatgggtggtcctgggatttgaacccactaccctggcgttAAAAGCgacgtgctctaccaactgagccacaaagGACCACATACAATACTGCCTGAGTAATATTTTTCTGCACTGACATATTTTATAGAAAAACATAGCAGAATGGAAGTTTAACACTTACTTACCCAACTGTTATAAATGTTAACAGGACAAAtcaaagaagaagaggaaaaaGAAGCACAAGAAACATggcaggaagaagaagaagaagacctcTTCTGACGTTGAGTTAGACTAACATCTAGCGCTGTGGTTCTCTGTCCAACTGTCCACCACTAGAGAGCATCTGCCTTTCCACTACCAAAAAATCCCATCTAGGCTGCTCCCATGATGGGGGTAGTTGATGGATTAGGGGAACCGCTAGCTTTCTGCTCATGAGAGTTGAGATGGTGGGGAGATGGGATATGGGGTTTCTAATGTTAATTAAGGACTGGTGAACTGGGAGTTACGGGTCATCAAACCCTCTGTGACAACTTTGCATATTTGTTTTTCTTTTGTCTGTTGCTAGTTTTTATTAGATCCAAATGAACATCGTCGAGGACACCATAAGTCGTTGTCAAGGACACCATAAGTCTGTCAAGTGTGGCCCAACTGAACTGAAACATTTGCATATGAAATGAAAATGAACTTCCATACATGGCTATTGATCAGCAGTGTACATTTTTTACACCTTTGGTATGCTGCCCTGctatgtttattttaccattcttGGAGTTCTCGTGCATCACTAGCTACACTGAGGTCATTTTGGGACTTTGTTATGCTGGTGCCCAGTGTCATGATGCATGCATTCTGATATGATGGTCACTTCTCTTGCCAGCCTCATATTGAAGTTGGGATTGTGaaaatatgagtgaaattgtcATTATCACAAGGGATAAACTGTTCAATTCTGTTAATGTAATGAATTCTACAACTGAATATCTATAAATGAATGGGTTTTAATTATTAAAATGTTTTATCCTTGATAATATAGTGATTATTTTTTGTGTATGGATGAATGATTTGTATTGGATGAGAGTAACATAACATTTATACTTGTAATTTACCATCCTGGAAGCATCatgaaatacagtggggcaaaaaagtatttagtcagccaccaattgtgcaagttttcccacttaaaaagatgaggcctgtaattttcatcataggtacacttcaactatgacagacaaaatgagaaaaaaatccagatccagaaaatcacattgtaggattattaatgaatttatttgcaaattatggtggaaaataaggattatggatatactgacaagatacatatctggagagagatgCTATGCTACTAACCTCATGCCATGGATATGCAAAGCCATCTCAGATTGTTTTTTTCACGTCTTATATCAGTACACTTGTAATAATTTAAGCACTACAAAACTTATGTTCGATCAAATAAACCTCACCCATTAATTTTGACCAAATCCAACACTCTCATTGACCCTCCTTATTGGGCAAAACAGCGCTACCTgctggagggggagacagatttTCTGCCGAGTTtgctctttagtgtcctaagttttcataactgtgaccttcatTTCCTACTGTCTGTacactgttagtgtcttaacgaccgttccacaggtgcatgttcattaattgtttatggttcattgaacaagcatgggaaacagtgtttaaaccctttacaatgaagatctgtggagttatttgaatttttactaattatctttgaaagacagggtcctgaaaaagggacgtttcttttttggctGAGTTTATATATCAAGGTGACATCGAGATAGTTACCAATATTAGTTATTTATTGTGTAGGCTGCTATTCTACTTGAAATTAAATAATGTGAAAGAAAAAATGGCCACGTTAGCTCCCACCGGTGCATGACCGTGATACCCAGTAGCGGTAGGAAGCACATGAGGTCAGCAGGCATGTAGCTACAACACTGGTGCACTGGTCGCCGGCTTATCTCATCGTGCAGTCCAATCAGCCACGCCAAACGTTCTTGAGTGGCAAAGAATCTGCCAAATTAGCTTATTTGCTTTCCATACACCCACTCCTTTCAACACGCCCACTCCGGGGTTGCAGCTACCCACACTTGCCTTTGGCTGGATTGTTGGGCTGTCTATGCAAGCAGCTGGAGGCAGGGATTTCTCCtgcagagctccatttttatatAACGgcctgcctatccatgtgagagaagcacttcaactatgacagacaaaatgagaaaaaaagaatccagaaaatcacattgtaggatttttaaagaaTGTATAAGTATAAGTATTTAagtaataagtatttggtcacctacaaacaagcaagaggGCCAAGTTAGTTTTagtttttatttattcatttattatcCAATAGGCCACAAAGTGTCCTATCCTAGGCCCCCCTAGGCCCCATCCTAttctagaccacaatttacccatcctcCCTTTGATATCTGGCTCTTCCCAGGTGACAACCTTGCCTACTCTaaacaatgacttaggtaagatgaGTAAATGATCCTTATGTTCTGACATTATCATGTACGAGCGCTCCTTTCActctccacatgtccaattctcccttgggcttCCGTTCATGTCTATCCTGTATCAATGATCTGTCAAGTGTCTTATCTACTTTAAGAGTTATCTGTGCTGCTTTGTATGTTCTTAGATGTATATGTGCTTGTCTATTTAAACAGTAAcccttttctctcctttcttatttcACAGGCACTAGTCAATGCTACTATGTCGGCCTGCTGTGCCGAATCATTTCTGGGCAATGTTTCTGTGTTTTACACCATAGTTCCTGAAACCAAGTAAACATTCATTCCACTCAGTATCTGTTTATCTACCCATTCTGTGTCACTCCTACCTTGCTCATTTCCTGGCCCCCCTTCTAAAACTTCTGCTCTCAAACCTTCAAGGTCTCAGCAGTGCGGGGAGGGCTCCTCCGTCTGCCCTTCCTTCTATCTGTCTGTAGCTCTTTCTCATAGCAGTCTTTATCAAATATGGGTTGTTACCAACTATTGACTAAGTGTCTCACTGTTTGGCATTATCTGAACTCATGGATTTtagaaaaaacatgtctatggTGGCAATCTCGAAAGTCCTTACATAACCTTAATCAACCTATCTCGATCCTATCAATAATCCTAAATCACCACAGATGTCATATATCCCTGTCAACTTTAATACTATTTAAATAAAAATCTTCTAATGATCAAATAAAGCCAAAACGAATGCTAACCATATCATATCCTTTCTGTACTAATGAGCTCTCTCCTTCAGGAGCCCACTATATTTTATCTAACAATAACATGGGTTAACCTTAAAATCAGTCTCATCAATCATTTCATATATGTTGCATAGTGTGGGATAcattatctacagtaatttaccATCCCTAAGAActgcaacattttttttttcataaTTAATTTTAATGCTTATAAAATCACTATTTTTCTATCTCAATCTATTTTCCTGCCTTATTTGCTTAAACTATGTCCTGTCCAAACCTCAAAGGACCATATTATTATGATAAATAGGATTTCTGTTCCTGTTGTAATACCAAATGAATAGTAGCCAATTCGAAACCTTCACAGTCAGTGTTTACAACAGAATCCTGAACCTCCTCCTCAATAGAGTCTATTCACTCGCTCCTCATAATTTGTCCTGCCAAAAATCCACATTCTCCTCTGAGTCTTGCTGCTTCTAGTGAACtacttatctctccacctctccgagctcagctcgcccccaccctactaagttctgtttaatggtatggcttatctcgGGACGCATTCCACTGAGGAAAGCAATTTTTAATTGTTGACTATACGGGGCATTGAGTCCCTCCACTGCCGGGGATTCTTTTAACCCACTATTCTCCCGGAGCatcatatatacactgctcaaaaaataaagggtacactaaaataacacatcctagatctgaatgaatgaaatattcttattaaatacttttttctttacatagctgaatgtgctgacaacaaaatcacacaaaaattatcaatggaaatcaaatttatcaacccatggaggtctggatttggagtcacactcaaaattaaagtggaaaaccacactacaggctgatccaactttgatgtaatgtccttaaaacaagtcaaaatgaggctcagtagtgtgtgtggcctccacatgcctgtatgacctccctaccacacctgggcatgctcctgatgaggtggcggatggtctcctgagggatctcttcccagacctggactaaagcatccgccaacccCTGGACAGTCTGtcgtgcaacgtggcgttggtggatggagcgagacatgatgtcccagatgtgctcaattggattcaggtctggggaacgggcgggccagtccatagcatcaatgccttcctcttgcaggaactgctgacacactccagccacatgagatctagcattgtcttgcattaggaggaacccagggccaaccgcaccagcatatggtctcacaaggggtctgaggatctcatctcggtacctaatggcagtcaggctacctctggtgtgcacatggagggctgtgcggccccccaaagaaatgccacaccacaccatgactgacccaccgccaaaccggtcatgctggaggatgttgcaggcagcagaacgttctccacggcgtctccagactctgtcacgtctgtcacatgtgctcagtgtgaacctgctttgatctgtgaagagcacagggcgccagtggcgaatttgccaatcttggtgttctctggcaaatgccaaacatcctgcacggtgttgggctgtaagcacaacccccacctgtggatgtcgggccctcataccaccctcatggagtctgtttctgaccgtttgagcagacacatgcacatttgtggcctgctggaggtcattttgcagggctctggcagtgttcctcctgctcctccttgcacaaaggcggaggtagcggtcctactGCTggtttgttgccctcctacggcctcctccatgtctcctgatgtactggcctgtctcctggtagcgcctccatgctctggacccTACGCTGAGAGACACAGCacaccttcttgccacagctcgcattgatgtgccatcctggatgagctgcactacctgatcaacttgtgtgggttgtagactccgtctcatgctaccactagagtgaaagcaccgctagcattcaaaagtgaccaaaacatcagccaggaagcataggaactgagaagtggtctgtggtcaccacctgcagaaccactcctttattgggggtgtcttgtaaattgcctataatttccacctgttgtctattccatttgcacaacagcatgtgaaatttattgtcaatcagtgttgcttcctaagtggacagtttgatttcacagaagtgtgattgacttggagttacattgtgttgtttaagtgttccctttatttttttgagcagtgtatataaaaaaTACTACTACCGGTCAAAAGATAAAACAAAGTTTCAAATAACATGATCAGATCAGAGTTACTACTCTGAAATCCTCCACAAAGATAAATGATTGTTTCCTTATGGCCATCGGAAGAGAGACTTAAGAAAGTCTGCCCTTAGTCCAAGGCTATGCCCTTCTCATTGGTTCAAATTACAAATATGTCAAAGAACTATATACTCGTTCATAATTATCAGTTACTCAATTTACCTTAAAATCAGTATCACAAATGACCTTAAATTCCTTATCCAAATGGCCCTCCcatgaggctgatcagaccacaAGGGAAAGCCATGATAGAGGTCAATAGTCATACCACCCTTTTACTGTCGTGTTCAATACAATATTAGACAAATTGAAGAACCCTTTATCTAAAGAATTCACGTGTTTAATTTAAACTCAGAAAACAAAACTTCTAATATTCCATATGTGAGTGTACCCCTTTAAGATATGTCTCTTGGAAAATGGAAATGTACTCCCTCCAATcattagtttttttttaaatttcctCAATGTTTCATGTAACTCATTCAGTCCTTCTCCAAATAGTCTCCCCAAAATGCTTGATAGGAATACCCTGCCATTAGACACACACAACTGTGAtaaacgtgcactgtccctttaaaataaaataaactcagccTGTAATCCACTTTGCGGACCTTTCATTGTTCCCCGTAATGAAAACAGATTATAATGTTAGTATACCTTAACTTCCTGTTAAATTTCACTGGTGTTACCTGAACAATCAAACCAAAATCAATAACCGGGAACTATTACAAAACTTTTACGATACAACTCCCTCTCTTATTGCCAAATATAGCCCAGTGAATGCCACCAATCAGTGCTGCCCACCTAACAATTTTTTAACTACATAAAGAGATGTAAGATAACAacaatacataaagagagacctaaagacaacaacatttaGTCATGGCAACACAATTTGTTTAATGTGGAATGCATTGTTCAGTGCATTGCGCAAGTGGGCCAACAACAAGTATTTATTCAAGACAAATATGCTGCAGACCAGCAAGAATTCCTCCACGGACCTACGCCGGTCCACAGACCAGGGTTTGAGAAAGGCTGGAATAGGCTATGGATAATTCTTCTGAGACTACACTAGGAACACTTGATATTGCGAGCCCAGCAGAGAATCAGGGATGAGGGGCATCATCGGGCACACATGAGatactataatactgtaagcAACTAATTCTCAAACACGCAGTGTGACATTTaattgattacaaattacatgaagagcccttactgctgctcgatcatcctatttttctaacttaattgaggaaaataagaacaatccgaaattcctttttaatactgtcgcaaagctaactaaaaagcagcattccccaagagaggatggttttcactttagcagtgataaattcatgaacttctttgaggaaaagatcatgattattagaaagcaaattacggactactctttaaatctgcgtattccttcaaagctcagttgtcctgagtctgcacaactctgccaggatctaggatcaagagagacgctcaagtgttttagtactatatctcttgacacaatgatgaaaataatcatggcctctaaaccttcaagctgcatactggaccctattccaactaaactactgaaagagctgcttcctgtgcttggccctcctatgttgaacataataaacggctctctatccaccggatgtgtaccaaactcactaaaagtgtcagtaataaagcctctcttgaaaaagccaaaccttgacccagaaaatataaaaactgttgacctatatcgaatcttccattcctctcaaaaatgttagaaaaggctgttgggcagcaactcactgcctccctgaagacaaacaatgtatacgaaatgcttcagtctggttttagaccccatcatagcactgagactgcacttgtgaaggtggtaaaataccttttaatggcatcagaccgaggctctgcatctgtcctcgtgctcctagaccttagtgctgcttttgataccatcgatcaccacattcttttggagagattggaaacccaaattggtctacacggacaagttctggcctggtttagatcttatctgtcggaaagatatcagtttgtctgtgtgaatggtttgccctctgacaaatcaactgtaaatgtcggtgttcctcaaggttccgttttaggaccactattgttttcactatatattttacctcttggggatgtcattcgaaaacataatgttaactttcactgctatgcggatgacacacagctgtacatttcaatgaaacatggtgaagccccaaaattgccctcgctagaagcatgtgtttcagacatggatggctgcaaactttctacttttaaactcggacaacacagagatgcttgttctaggtgccaagaaacaaagagatcttctgttgaatctgacaattaatcttaatggttgtgcagtcgtctcaaataaaactgtgaaggaggactctggaccctgatctctcttttgaagaacatatcaagaccatttcaaggacagcttttttccatctacgtaaaattgcaaaaatcagaaactttctgtccaaaaattatgcagaaaaattaatccatgcttttgtcacttctaggttagactactgcaatgctctactttccggctacccggataaagcactaaataaacttcagttagtgctaaatacggctgctagaatcctgactagaaccaaaacatttgatcatattactccagtggt
It includes:
- the LOC115121163 gene encoding protein FAM133 isoform X1, with amino-acid sequence MGKRDNRVSYVNPIAASRAKGPAPNAGPSIQDYLSRPRPTWEEVKEIIERKKKGSRALADFEDQMNENWKKELAKNREKLLGGVDKEKEEKEKKEKEKREKKEKKEKKKKEKGKKEKGKKSNRHSSPSSSSSSSDSSSSSSSDSEDENEKKSVKKKRKKKRSSSKKASEDSTVESEPDSKGSFPLILFLSKKTKMEMEMKKKEKDEKSRRKKRKAEQSHKDSSSESSADSEVEEGGEPKKRKRSNEEKEKIAADKSKKKRKKKHKKHGRKKKKKTSSDVELD
- the LOC115121163 gene encoding protein FAM133 isoform X2, with the translated sequence MGKRDNRVSYVNPIAASRAKGPAPNAGPSIQDYLSRPRPTWEEVKEIIERKKKGSRALADFEDQMNENWKKELAKNREKLLGGVDKEKEEKEKKEKEKREKKEKKEKKKKEKGKKEKGKKSNRHSSPSSSSSSSDSSSSSSSDSEDENEKKSVKKKRKKKRSSSKKASEDSTVESEPDSKTKMEMEMKKKEKDEKSRRKKRKAEQSHKDSSSESSADSEVEEGGEPKKRKRSNEEKEKIAADKSKKKRKKKHKKHGRKKKKKTSSDVELD